The following DNA comes from Chitinophaga nivalis.
TTTATCGGCGCCCGGCCGTATACCGACTGGCTGGGAGAACTGATTATGAAAGATGAAAAAGGATATGTAAAAACCGGCCGGGAGATGAAATCATTTGATCATTTTGGTAAGCTATGGAAGCTGGAGCGGGAACCTTATCTGCTGGAAACCAGTTGCCCCGGTATCTTTGCTGCCGGTGATGTGCGTTCGGGTGCGATGAGCCGGGTGGCTTCTGCAGTGGGAGAGGGTTCTATGAGTATCAGTATGGTACATAAATACCTGGCGGAAATATAACTATAGTAACTATATAGCAATTACGCCCTGTACCACGGTAACCCGCCGTGATGCAGGGCGTTGTTAATGTGATCCAGGGCGAGGTTAATAGGAATGGTAATGAAACAATATGCAATAGCGAATAGTGTGCAGTTATAGTATGTGGATATGCATGGTTCCGTAAATAGACTGTTATATCACTACAGTGTTAATAAAAGCATGGTTCCCGCTTGTTTTTCCTAAAGTTTTAAGCTAACTTTTGTTGAGGAAGACTGTGTTGTTTTGCCAGTAGCAACTTATGATAGTGGATATAGGAGACAACAAGCAATATGATAAATAAGAAGGGGGCTGTTACTACTGAAGTGGGGTCACCACTGGAAAAATGAGCGATGGCCGCTGAAATGAACGTAAACCCAAAACCTGCATAGGCGAACTCTTTCAACTGTTTGGGGACTGCAGGTATGATCAATACCAAGGTGCCAAGTATTTTTGCCACTGCCAGTTCTATTCTGAAATAATCCGGGAAACCCAAATGGTGAAACCCTTGTTTGATTTCCGGATTGGTAAGGTAGCTAAGTGCACTGAATAACATCATAATGCTGATAAGGCCGGTGGTTATCCAGAATATAATCTTGTTTTTTTTCATATTGGGATGCCGTTTTGTTGAATGAATAAAAGCAAATGATTAAAAGATACTGCAGTTTCGTTTGTCATAATTGCTGATGTAAAACTAGCGATATTAGCGTATGAAAGCAGGCTGCTATACTGGAAGTAATTAGTAACCTTTTGGTTAGTTAACTGTTAAAACAAGAACGATCATGTTACAAGATCCGAAACTTACTGATCAGTCATGCAATGCAAGCCTACGTGCCATTGATGATGCTTTGTATGTGATTGGAGGGAAATGGAAACTGAGAATTATTGCGGCTTTATCAGATGGGAAAACCCGGTTTAATGAGTTGCAGCGAAAGGTATCCGGGATATCTGCCCGGGTGC
Coding sequences within:
- a CDS encoding DoxX family protein translates to MKKNKIIFWITTGLISIMMLFSALSYLTNPEIKQGFHHLGFPDYFRIELAVAKILGTLVLIIPAVPKQLKEFAYAGFGFTFISAAIAHFSSGDPTSVVTAPFLFIILLVVSYIHYHKLLLAKQHSLPQQKLA